From the Candidatus Kapaibacterium sp. genome, the window CATTCAAGACTTAAATTGGACTCAAATGAGATTCAAGGTTTTGCAATTGCGGATAAATATGCACCTTTCGTTTTTATAAATTCAGATGATTGGAATGCACCTCAGTTATTTACCTTAGTTCATGAACTCGCTCACCTTTGGATTGCTGAAACGGGTATATCAAATGACATTGAGCCAACAATCAAAAATCAAAGGAACAAAAACCCAATTGAATTATTCTGCAACGAAGTTGCGGCTAATGCCTTAATGCCAAGTGAGTTCATTGAGAACCTTGATAAAAGCGCTTTTGATAATGCGAAAGAAGTTTTCAAAAATGCAAAAGCAATCGGTGTTAGCTCATTTGCTTTGTTGGTCAGGGCATTAAATCTCAACATCATTTCTTTAAGAACTTATAAAAATTTGAAGCATTTTGCAGACATCGATTTCCATGAATTTTTAAGAAGAGAAGAATCAAAGAAGATTAAACAAAAACAAAATCCAGGTGGTCCTGATTATTTTTTGCTGCAGCTAAACCGAAATAGCCGCTTGTTTACCCAAACAGTATTAGATGCTTTTCGAGGAGGCGCTATTGAACCCTCACTTGCAAGCAACTTATTAAATGTTCAGGTAAACAGGTTTCCCAAACTTGAAGCACAAATGAATAGGTGAGTATGGCTGTCAAAAGATATTGTTTAGACGCTAATGTGCTTATTCAAGCATGGCAAAAATACTATTCTCCCAAAATATGCCCGAGTTATTGGGACGTGCTTAATTCTCTTGGAATTCAGAATATCATCTTCATGCCGGAGATGGTATTTGACGAAATAGTGAAAACAGATGATGACCTATCAAAATGGTTGAAATCAAGTATGATTCCGATTAAAAAGATTGATGAACAAGTTACAAAATGTCTGAAGGACATCTATTCAGCCGACCCTAACCATAAATACTTAGTTGATAATATAAAATCACGGTCATTGGCTGACCCTTGGGTAATTGCTCATGCACTCAGCGAAAATGCGATAGTTGTAACCAAAGAAGAAAAAGTAACAGCAGCAAACTCGATGAAAATAAAGATTCCTAATGTTTGCGAGAAAATGAAGGTTTCTTGGATAAACGACTTTCAATTGATTGACGAATTAGGAATAAGCTTTAAATGTGAAATTGAAACGAAATGAAGAATGCTTTTGTCAATTTTTCATTCCTAATTCATTCTTACAAAATCTCACTATAACATCTCTTTCCCAATATCATAATAAATCAAATTCTCCATGCCGGCAAATTTCGTTTGCAAAGTCTTTTCGTCGGAGCAAACTGCAATCGTGTAGTTTGGCGATGAGAGATGCTCGATAGCTTTGGCGGTGACTTCCTGAGCGGTGAGACTTGTGATTTTTTCGTAAAAACGATTGTAATAATCAAGTCCCAAATCGTCCGACAAGAGCGATTGAACCATGTTGGCGATTAGCCCGGGCGTTTCGGTGCCACGAACGAAGGAACCATACATAAATTTGACACATCTGTCTAATTCTACATCAGTAAAAGGATTCTCGGCGAAAGAGTTCAACTCCTTGTTCAAAAAATCTATCGAATCGTTAATGCCGTCGCTATTCAAGGATGAAAATGCCGTGAATACCGAAAAATGTTTCAGCGAATCAATTGTACTGCCGGCGCCATAAGTCAGCCCCTTTTCCTCTCGCAAGTAAGCATTGATTCGCGACATGAAAAATCCGCCAAGAATTGTATTCGCTACTTGCAATGTAGGGAAATCCTCATGCTTTTTCGGAATTGTAGTTCTGCCCAATCTCAAAACAGTTTGCGAAGCATTTTGCTTAGGTGCCAATATGATTGATTTGACAGAATTTGCTTCTACATGTTCATCTTCAAATTTGATTCTATTGATTGCTCCCATTATTCCGCTTGCGGTGGAGTTCAGTTCCGCATCGGCGAAGTTGCCCGTTACGATGATAACCTTCAGCGATGGTAAAATATTATTAACCAAAATTTTCTTGCAATCTTCTAAAGTTACGGACATTATTTCCGATTTGTTGCCCGAACGGGGACGCTCATATGCAGTTCCGTGCAAAAGGTACTTGTTATATGCCAATTGGCATACAAATCCCGAATCGGACAGATTATAGTCAATATTTGCGACAAGTCTTTTTTTGATGCTATCAAGCTCATTTTGCTTCAAATCCAAATCGGTCACACTTCGCAAGAGCATATCCAAGCATTTCAAATAATGGTCCGATGGCGAGGAAAATGTCAAAGCTGCATCATTCCAATACGCCAAAGCATTCAAGGACGCTCCGAAAAACTCATATTTGTCGGCAACATCATTTTCGCTCATACCTTTGATTGCAGATAGGAGCAATTGCATCGCTATTTGTGTGCTTCCCGGGATTTTTTCAGCCGAACTTCCGCGACCGAACACCACTTTGAGGTGAATCAAGGGCTGCGTTTCGTCTCGGTATGATGCAATTGTCACATCATTGCTATCAAAAGAGCGAACCTTTGGGAATGCGAACACGTTCGGTTCCTTGTTAAATGGCGCTTTTGTACGGTCTATCATGATTCTTCCACGCTTATTAGTTCATAAATATCTAAAAATTCTCTTAAAATCATCGAAGTGGCACCCCAAAGTTTAGCTTTCGGATGCACATCCCAAAATGGTATTGTGACAAGTTTATCTTCAAATTTTGATTCTTCGTGTTTGAGTAAATCAACATCAAGCAAGGTATCAATGCTCACCCAAAAGTAATCCTCCACCTCATCAGGGTTGATTACAATGTTCGGAGGCGAATCAACATATGCTACAATCGGCGTAATGAGCGATTTCGATGGTGGCACAAACAATGGCGAAAGCTCGCAAACCACGTTCACGAGCGACGGTTGGATTCCCGTTTCTTCGTGCGTTTCGCGTAAAGCAGTCATCACAGCCGTTTCTCCTGCTTCCATTCGTCCGCCGGGAAAACTAATTTGCCCTTTGTGACTATTCACTTTTTCACTTCGCAAGGTAAAAAGGATTTGAACGTCGTTAATTTGTTGTGAAAGCAAAATCAACACAGAACTTTTTTTATACTCGCCCGAAGGAGCAAAATTTCTAAAGCTGACACCCCGAAACGTAGGCGCCATCTTGATGTGCGAATCAAAACCGCTAAGATTTGACCCCGCCAAACGCTTAAATCTATCAATAATTTCAAAAAAAGTATGCATCGGAATTGTTTGTTTCACTTAAAAAATTTGGAGCATCGAGATAAATATTATATATTTCAGTTTGGTAAATGTAGAATTTGCAAAAATATTTTTTTCTTTATGAATGTTGGCGAAAATATATTCGAAAAAGTGTACGAAATTGTAAAAAATATCCCTTTGGGTAAAGTTACAACTTATGGTGCAATTGCGCAAGCGATTGGCATCAAATCTTCGGCACGAATGGTCGGTTGGGCGTTGAACTCAGACCGCGGAAATATTACTATGCCTTATCACAGAGTAGTGAACAGAAACGGACAACTAACCGGCAAAAACTATTTCCATACTCCCAACATGATGAGAGAGCTATTGGAATCGGAAGGAATCAGCTTCGTAAACGAGTCAGTGGATATGACTAAGCATTACTGGTCACCTTTCGACAAGAATAATTTGGACGATTAGTTAAATTTATATTAAAATTTTTAGAAAATGGAGTAAACAGTGGATTTATTCGAGAAATGTTACAATTTTACAAGGGTCGAGGAAGTTAAAGCCGCAGGATTGTACCCGTATTTTCACCCGATTGAGGAAAATGAAGGTCCGGTAGTCAGGGTGGAAGGCAGGGATATGGTGATGGCGGGTTCTAACAATTATTTAGGGCTTACAGCGCATCCGGAAGTTAAAAACGCCGCTATAGATGCTATCGAAAAGTATGGAACGGGATGCTCGGGTTCCCGATATTTGACGGGAACACTTGATTTGCATATCGAACTCGAGGAGCGGCTCGCAAAGTTTCTTGGATTCGAAGCCGTTTTACTCTTCAGTACAGGATACCAAACAGCATTAGGCGTAATTTCATCGCTTGTGCTGAAAGGTGATTACATCATCAGCGACAAGGAAAATCACGCTTGCATCGTAAATGGTTGTATGCTTGCCAAAGGCGGATTCGCAGAATTCAAACGCTACAAGCACAATGACATGGAAGACCTAGAGAGCTTACTCAAAACGATTCCCGAGAAAGCCGGAAAATTAATAGTCACCGATGGCGTATTTTCCGTTACAGGCGAAATCGTCAACTTGCCCGATATGATAAAAGTAGCACAT encodes:
- a CDS encoding XRE family transcriptional regulator; translation: MADKAYITAKVFKWARQSAKMTEEIAASKVAVSVDRFKAWENGEAYPTIKQAQKLAKAYRRPFALFFLPDVPNDFQPLQDFRKTGSKELSTSSIFIIREIQQKQAWISEVNEENNENKVPFIGRFSIKDNPKIVAQDILIELNINPLNYKSNNPILEWIDKAESHGVFISRTSFIHSRLKLDSNEIQGFAIADKYAPFVFINSDDWNAPQLFTLVHELAHLWIAETGISNDIEPTIKNQRNKNPIELFCNEVAANALMPSEFIENLDKSAFDNAKEVFKNAKAIGVSSFALLVRALNLNIISLRTYKNLKHFADIDFHEFLRREESKKIKQKQNPGGPDYFLLQLNRNSRLFTQTVLDAFRGGAIEPSLASNLLNVQVNRFPKLEAQMNR
- a CDS encoding DUF4411 family protein; the encoded protein is MAVKRYCLDANVLIQAWQKYYSPKICPSYWDVLNSLGIQNIIFMPEMVFDEIVKTDDDLSKWLKSSMIPIKKIDEQVTKCLKDIYSADPNHKYLVDNIKSRSLADPWVIAHALSENAIVVTKEEKVTAANSMKIKIPNVCEKMKVSWINDFQLIDELGISFKCEIETK
- a CDS encoding CoA pyrophosphatase gives rise to the protein MHTFFEIIDRFKRLAGSNLSGFDSHIKMAPTFRGVSFRNFAPSGEYKKSSVLILLSQQINDVQILFTLRSEKVNSHKGQISFPGGRMEAGETAVMTALRETHEETGIQPSLVNVVCELSPLFVPPSKSLITPIVAYVDSPPNIVINPDEVEDYFWVSIDTLLDVDLLKHEESKFEDKLVTIPFWDVHPKAKLWGATSMILREFLDIYELISVEES
- a CDS encoding insulinase family protein, producing MIDRTKAPFNKEPNVFAFPKVRSFDSNDVTIASYRDETQPLIHLKVVFGRGSSAEKIPGSTQIAMQLLLSAIKGMSENDVADKYEFFGASLNALAYWNDAALTFSSPSDHYLKCLDMLLRSVTDLDLKQNELDSIKKRLVANIDYNLSDSGFVCQLAYNKYLLHGTAYERPRSGNKSEIMSVTLEDCKKILVNNILPSLKVIIVTGNFADAELNSTASGIMGAINRIKFEDEHVEANSVKSIILAPKQNASQTVLRLGRTTIPKKHEDFPTLQVANTILGGFFMSRINAYLREEKGLTYGAGSTIDSLKHFSVFTAFSSLNSDGINDSIDFLNKELNSFAENPFTDVELDRCVKFMYGSFVRGTETPGLIANMVQSLLSDDLGLDYYNRFYEKITSLTAQEVTAKAIEHLSSPNYTIAVCSDEKTLQTKFAGMENLIYYDIGKEML
- a CDS encoding aminotransferase class I/II-fold pyridoxal phosphate-dependent enzyme produces the protein MDLFEKCYNFTRVEEVKAAGLYPYFHPIEENEGPVVRVEGRDMVMAGSNNYLGLTAHPEVKNAAIDAIEKYGTGCSGSRYLTGTLDLHIELEERLAKFLGFEAVLLFSTGYQTALGVISSLVLKGDYIISDKENHACIVNGCMLAKGGFAEFKRYKHNDMEDLESLLKTIPEKAGKLIVTDGVFSVTGEIVNLPDMIKVAHKYGARVLVDDAHSVGVIGKGGRGTASHYNCTDQTDMIMGTFSKTFASLGGFVAGPERVINYLKHNSPAIIFSASPTPASCASALAALTILEREPQLVDKLLANADYMRKAFGKMGFNVIDSETAIVPVVVGEIEMALYTWRKLFDRGVFVNAFIPPGVPPNMSMMRTSYMSSHEKEHLDRILEVFEISGKELGLIK
- a CDS encoding MGMT family protein, which gives rise to MNVGENIFEKVYEIVKNIPLGKVTTYGAIAQAIGIKSSARMVGWALNSDRGNITMPYHRVVNRNGQLTGKNYFHTPNMMRELLESEGISFVNESVDMTKHYWSPFDKNNLDD